From one Microbulbifer sp. A4B17 genomic stretch:
- a CDS encoding SEL1-like repeat protein, with translation MKKILFTPIIYLLASCATQTTVEPGDSQIRLLTEQVASAPDTVAYEDFWVAYLESQQPVNNIAARDRYQTEMAAIESGQKSCEAVDWKAVANNNILSLMPHLTAAECYESVGQLEAANYHKNLFEFIATGMLSGRNGEYNYSAFEVASWADAEDLLTISGYEIIDSYIEFANSRNAIYRVYNVREVGGYQVSKIYFDNARFLHRLLAIRYPFAGTSDQLYTDVIQILAQTDYAARHAEGIVFHAEGQYPQAEQAYLDAIVMGSISANISLGRLCLSGKTEKFALNECAQLFVAAAELGLEEAKVYLAYMAFMGLGIESDTDLATALLSSAEQHLKKGQAEYELYSLFASEEFTSVNEVRAEQFLQASANKNYPMAYFTQAIGNLEQNNYYQFEQLIQKASNSGFSPAQFFYASYLLEEKKEISEGMALLNEAAVAGNPPALYERGRIAQFGAHGQPKDMSRSIRDYQAAAYRNHLPAQLKMGVLHSKEVITDANAEIAYAWYLLCGRAGNLECITNMGYSAEHGYGVEQSPAHAAELYRLAAAEGSAISNARLAGLYETGSGVEKDLEQAIHYYTQAAESGLANAMNKLGLMYLDTNNAISDYSRALYWFERAANQNSKYGYFNQARMYEQGLGVEVNLDRAMSLYEEASQRGHGMASLRIAEAYSQGESVDKNLDQVLHYLKLATEQSDNLQLKQMLEDCADTKDCNVSHLKQFLSGLSQE, from the coding sequence ATGAAAAAAATTCTCTTTACTCCCATCATTTACTTACTGGCTTCCTGTGCAACCCAAACTACAGTCGAGCCGGGTGATAGCCAAATAAGATTGTTAACCGAGCAGGTAGCCAGCGCCCCAGACACTGTCGCTTATGAGGACTTTTGGGTTGCCTACCTGGAGTCTCAGCAACCAGTGAATAATATCGCTGCCAGAGACCGCTACCAAACGGAAATGGCTGCAATAGAATCAGGACAAAAATCCTGTGAAGCAGTGGACTGGAAAGCAGTAGCCAACAACAACATCCTATCCCTGATGCCCCACCTCACCGCTGCAGAATGCTATGAATCGGTGGGGCAGTTAGAGGCTGCCAACTATCATAAAAACCTGTTTGAATTTATTGCTACAGGAATGCTTTCCGGGCGCAATGGCGAGTATAACTATAGTGCTTTTGAAGTAGCGAGCTGGGCAGATGCCGAAGATCTACTCACCATATCCGGCTATGAAATTATTGATAGCTATATTGAATTCGCTAATAGTCGCAATGCTATCTACCGTGTGTATAACGTAAGGGAAGTGGGTGGCTACCAGGTATCAAAGATTTACTTTGACAATGCACGTTTCCTGCACCGACTGCTCGCTATCCGCTATCCATTTGCCGGCACATCAGATCAACTCTACACAGATGTTATTCAGATACTGGCCCAAACAGATTATGCCGCTCGGCACGCCGAGGGCATCGTATTCCATGCAGAAGGGCAGTATCCCCAAGCTGAGCAGGCTTACCTGGATGCCATTGTTATGGGGTCCATTTCTGCCAATATCAGCCTAGGACGACTGTGTCTCAGTGGAAAAACTGAAAAATTTGCACTTAACGAGTGCGCTCAATTATTTGTTGCCGCTGCAGAGCTGGGGCTCGAAGAGGCAAAAGTTTACCTGGCCTATATGGCCTTCATGGGGCTGGGAATTGAATCTGACACAGATTTGGCAACGGCACTGCTATCCAGCGCCGAACAGCATCTGAAAAAAGGTCAGGCGGAGTACGAACTCTATTCCCTTTTTGCCTCAGAAGAATTTACCTCGGTTAACGAAGTTCGTGCCGAACAATTCTTGCAGGCCAGCGCCAATAAAAATTACCCAATGGCCTACTTTACACAGGCAATCGGTAACCTTGAACAAAATAACTACTATCAATTTGAGCAACTTATTCAAAAAGCCTCTAACAGTGGTTTTTCACCGGCCCAGTTTTTTTATGCCAGTTACCTGCTGGAGGAGAAAAAAGAAATCAGTGAGGGTATGGCACTTCTCAATGAAGCCGCGGTTGCAGGAAACCCTCCGGCACTCTATGAGAGAGGACGTATCGCACAGTTCGGCGCTCATGGCCAACCAAAAGATATGAGTCGATCTATCAGGGATTATCAAGCTGCGGCATATCGCAACCATCTCCCCGCGCAATTGAAAATGGGAGTACTGCATTCCAAAGAAGTTATTACAGATGCCAATGCAGAGATCGCCTATGCCTGGTATCTATTGTGTGGAAGAGCTGGAAACCTGGAATGCATTACCAATATGGGTTACTCAGCCGAACATGGTTATGGAGTGGAACAAAGCCCGGCCCATGCCGCAGAACTCTATCGACTCGCTGCAGCAGAAGGCTCTGCTATCTCCAATGCCAGGCTTGCTGGGCTCTATGAGACGGGCAGCGGAGTAGAAAAGGATCTGGAGCAGGCTATCCACTATTACACTCAAGCAGCAGAGAGTGGCTTGGCTAACGCAATGAACAAGCTTGGGCTCATGTATCTGGACACCAACAATGCTATCAGTGACTATTCCAGGGCACTTTATTGGTTCGAGCGGGCAGCCAATCAAAATTCAAAGTATGGATATTTTAATCAAGCCAGAATGTATGAACAGGGCCTCGGAGTAGAGGTGAATCTGGATCGAGCAATGTCACTCTATGAGGAGGCCTCCCAGAGGGGGCATGGTATGGCCTCACTTAGAATTGCTGAAGCCTACAGCCAGGGAGAATCTGTCGACAAAAACCTTGACCAGGTACTTCACTATTTGAAACTGGCTACTGAGCAAAGCGACAACCTGCAATTAAAACAAATGCTGGAAGACTGTGCCGACACAAAAGATTGTAATGTCTCACACCTAAAACAATTCCTTAGTGGGCTTTCTCAGGAGTAA
- a CDS encoding VCBS domain-containing protein, protein MTYSLKLLTAISLSVFLTACGGGGGSDDNDNEDTTVSSDSNSGSDSGDDDGSSGSDDDNSGSGSDNNNDSDSDGSSTISGNSGNVSEDDKTSVSGQLVDSSNSNQTFESGSFQGTYGELEISVNGSWAYNLDSELADPIAGSELATDTFTIGVGSSNSEATISITITGYDDAYTFSPSSPLATLVVESKEFASGTLLLEDVDGNTPEFIEESINGTYGNLKLYSNGDWEYSLNDSADNLNSGETTEETISFQLSDGSTQSITFAVVTIDAEESSIVFIFMNFSDAVPTDTTDISDIADMVFNDEDSLDNTYLKNSLGQLKFLRHRISDNSLEHYCYGEDSNEDSSIDCISYDIPDSQNGGTLSVDDAAARSSQGGEYTDGGYTWRDNATDWAEANLVDDNNNSIDLSDWRHRVYIFPPEAKNAGLVGAGVASVGGKWSIVTAYTDQMIMGHELGHNIGLSHAGNDDNNDGDTNDSGENEYGTSGSFMGNAWKSRLFGSGHREYMGWYDLFPEYTKTVTQAAGSSEEVEIEAIELTAGELSGSLPQQLKVESSGSKNGEDYYYVNYHIDHDILNPSSHMENSVSVHYLDGKLFNHVAELEEPGDSFTDSNIGLTIEFQSRATDSQSATILVSYSD, encoded by the coding sequence ATGACCTATTCACTGAAGTTACTCACAGCTATCAGTTTATCTGTATTTCTCACTGCTTGTGGTGGGGGCGGGGGCTCCGACGACAATGATAATGAAGACACTACAGTTAGCAGCGATAGCAATTCAGGTTCTGACTCTGGCGACGACGATGGCAGCTCTGGCTCTGATGATGACAACTCCGGGTCAGGCTCGGATAACAACAACGACTCCGACAGTGATGGCTCCTCTACCATAAGCGGCAACAGTGGCAATGTCAGCGAAGATGATAAAACATCTGTTTCAGGACAACTGGTCGACAGTTCGAACAGTAACCAAACCTTTGAGTCTGGAAGTTTTCAGGGCACTTATGGTGAACTGGAAATATCTGTTAATGGCAGCTGGGCCTATAACCTCGATAGTGAACTGGCTGACCCAATCGCGGGCTCAGAGTTAGCTACCGACACATTCACTATTGGTGTCGGCTCCAGTAATTCAGAAGCCACTATTTCCATTACCATTACCGGCTACGATGATGCCTACACCTTTAGCCCCTCCAGTCCACTGGCCACTCTGGTTGTTGAAAGTAAGGAATTTGCTTCAGGCACACTCCTTTTAGAAGATGTTGATGGCAACACACCGGAGTTTATCGAGGAATCTATTAATGGTACTTACGGTAATTTAAAGCTATACAGCAATGGGGATTGGGAATATAGCCTGAATGATTCTGCAGATAATTTAAACAGTGGTGAAACCACGGAAGAAACCATTTCGTTTCAACTGAGCGATGGCTCTACCCAATCGATTACTTTTGCTGTCGTCACTATAGATGCTGAAGAAAGCAGTATCGTGTTCATTTTTATGAACTTCTCTGATGCAGTACCGACAGATACTACTGATATCTCTGATATTGCAGATATGGTATTTAACGATGAGGATTCCCTCGATAATACCTATCTTAAGAATTCACTGGGGCAGCTAAAATTTCTGCGCCATCGTATCAGTGACAACTCCCTGGAACATTACTGCTATGGGGAAGATAGCAATGAAGACAGCTCCATTGACTGTATCAGTTACGATATTCCCGATAGCCAAAATGGCGGTACTCTGAGTGTTGATGATGCGGCAGCGCGCTCCAGCCAGGGGGGAGAATATACTGACGGTGGATACACTTGGCGAGACAATGCAACCGATTGGGCCGAAGCTAATTTGGTTGATGACAACAACAACTCAATCGACTTAAGTGACTGGCGCCACCGAGTATATATCTTCCCTCCAGAAGCCAAAAATGCAGGACTTGTAGGTGCCGGCGTCGCCTCTGTTGGCGGAAAGTGGAGTATCGTAACTGCTTATACAGACCAGATGATAATGGGACATGAGCTCGGCCATAATATTGGACTCAGCCATGCCGGTAATGATGACAATAATGATGGCGACACCAACGATAGCGGCGAAAATGAGTATGGAACAAGCGGTAGCTTTATGGGGAATGCCTGGAAGTCACGCCTGTTCGGCAGTGGTCACCGGGAATACATGGGCTGGTATGATTTATTCCCCGAATATACCAAAACGGTAACACAAGCAGCCGGTAGCTCAGAGGAAGTGGAGATTGAAGCCATAGAGCTGACTGCAGGGGAACTCTCAGGAAGCCTGCCCCAGCAGCTGAAAGTTGAGAGCTCAGGCAGTAAGAATGGGGAAGATTATTACTATGTTAACTACCATATAGATCATGACATACTGAACCCTTCATCCCATATGGAAAATTCAGTATCCGTTCATTATCTTGATGGCAAACTGTTTAATCACGTAGCGGAACTTGAGGAACCTGGGGATAGCTTTACTGACTCAAATATTGGCTTAACCATTGAGTTTCAGTCCCGGGCTACCGATAGCCAGTCAGCCACTATCTTGGTCAGTTACAGTGATTAG
- a CDS encoding tryptophan halogenase family protein, with product MSSQRKKIIILGGGTAGWITANLMANHWQDKGFEITLVESPDIGIIGVGEGSTPPLKGFMETIGVSEAEWMPACNATYKVGITFRDWSVKPGFTEYVHPFVGQPDQFTIPAFFHNSFLRRKGVELEGHPDHFFLATEMIRQKLSPVAPENFPFEIAYGYHFDSGLLGQFLRRVAETKGVHYKVATVAGAMLDAQGNIDHLKTTDGEVLKADLYVDSSGFRGSLIQQSLKVPFISSAESLFNDSAVVFATDQEKEYAPHTISTAMKYGWAWKIPLTNRNGNGYVYSSRFVDDDKAETEFRAHLGLLNSDVEARRLKFKVGRVAQHWAKNCLAVGLSQGFIEPLEATALDMVQETVVRFIEAYNNGDHTDKFRDDFNNRISARFDAVRDYIVCHYRISSRTDTDYWIVNGANEKISPSLRSILMSWMAGKNITDELLDQKLDVYFPNVSWNCLLTGKGIYPDQEQLRPGNELAHKYKMEEIREFNRRCALNFMSHMDQLNQLRMG from the coding sequence ATGAGCAGTCAACGTAAAAAAATAATTATTCTTGGCGGGGGTACCGCTGGTTGGATAACCGCCAACCTGATGGCGAACCATTGGCAGGATAAAGGGTTTGAAATCACCCTGGTGGAATCACCGGATATCGGGATTATCGGTGTGGGCGAGGGATCAACTCCGCCACTAAAAGGTTTTATGGAGACTATTGGTGTTAGCGAAGCGGAGTGGATGCCTGCCTGTAATGCTACTTACAAAGTGGGCATTACTTTTAGGGACTGGTCGGTTAAGCCGGGCTTTACCGAATATGTTCACCCCTTTGTCGGCCAGCCGGACCAATTTACTATCCCGGCATTTTTTCACAATAGTTTTCTGCGTAGAAAGGGCGTTGAACTGGAGGGGCACCCGGATCACTTCTTTCTGGCAACAGAGATGATCCGACAAAAATTATCTCCGGTCGCGCCGGAAAACTTCCCTTTTGAAATTGCCTACGGCTACCATTTTGATTCTGGTTTATTGGGCCAGTTTCTGCGTCGTGTTGCCGAAACAAAAGGGGTTCACTACAAGGTGGCGACAGTAGCCGGCGCTATGCTCGATGCGCAAGGTAATATAGACCACTTGAAAACTACTGATGGTGAGGTGCTAAAAGCGGATCTTTATGTAGATAGTTCCGGCTTTCGTGGAAGCCTCATACAACAATCTCTTAAAGTTCCTTTTATTAGCAGCGCTGAGAGTTTGTTTAACGATTCTGCGGTTGTATTTGCTACAGATCAGGAAAAAGAGTATGCGCCGCACACTATTTCTACGGCGATGAAATATGGTTGGGCCTGGAAAATTCCCCTGACTAACCGCAATGGCAATGGCTATGTTTACAGCTCTCGTTTTGTCGATGATGACAAGGCGGAAACGGAATTCCGCGCTCACCTGGGCTTGTTGAACAGCGATGTTGAGGCGCGTAGATTAAAGTTCAAGGTGGGACGGGTTGCCCAACACTGGGCTAAGAATTGCCTGGCAGTGGGCCTCTCTCAAGGCTTTATTGAGCCTCTGGAGGCAACGGCGCTGGATATGGTTCAGGAAACCGTGGTGCGCTTTATAGAGGCTTACAACAATGGCGATCATACAGATAAGTTCAGGGATGACTTTAATAATCGTATCAGTGCTCGTTTTGATGCGGTGCGGGACTATATTGTCTGCCACTACCGTATCAGCTCGAGAACGGATACGGATTACTGGATTGTTAATGGGGCAAATGAAAAGATATCTCCTTCTTTGCGCTCAATCTTGATGTCATGGATGGCAGGTAAGAACATTACTGATGAACTGCTGGATCAAAAACTGGATGTCTACTTCCCCAATGTATCGTGGAACTGCCTGTTGACCGGCAAGGGCATTTACCCAGATCAGGAACAGCTACGTCCAGGTAATGAACTAGCGCACAAGTATAAAATGGAAGAGATCAGGGAGTTTAACCGGCGTTGTGCTCTTAATTTTATGTCGCATATGGATCAGTTAAACCAATTAAGAATGGGGTAG
- a CDS encoding TonB-dependent receptor, whose protein sequence is MSLSNKGKGALRPTLLSAAIAASVSTSVGAFAQEQETLEEVTVTGIRTSVLDSLEAKRAADVVADVVDAGALSSLPDQSIADALGRLPGVTTVRSSGQSSELNIRGMNGDFLQTTLNGREQASTSGYTESTRWISFDQYPAELINQAAVYKSPKASHIEGGVAGSVELKTANPLDAEKEHNFNANVRMSFNDAADDVGADEFGERVTLSYMGKFMDDKVGVALGYSHLEQPNSFVKSRTGADAQIGYEQGVDYDGDGSADALPRAFQWQSGDGTDTRNGYLASFVFQPTDGFKAQLDYFKSDFERVDTRHGITVGGLANTGSYTLSDTEVNGGVVTDGTVSITDPKTVYDSSPWFESRSEDQSTQADSDSIGLNLEWNLGDRHTLAVDYSYSKGTKTRKDQIVSMHAYDLTYDDDGNLETWEEAAGQSFAYSLNGDGIPSGVFSGVDFTDLDTMRLSRYEEYPHEYTDKVEAFKFDYKFDLEWRAIASIETGFRVSERTFDSERGAFLYGSRDGQFNDYCADNLSDIDCEPQLLDGYVSVESTNGIPQFVVNDMDALASSIFGAGNYEGKKVFSQDWTFVESGAVKEEVFAYYLMANIDTQLGNIPVTGNFGVRVVETDVKSSGIQNVGAGNGIEITDDVGVTSDSYDYVEYGPEYTDTLPSLNLNFELTEQDYIRFAAAKVMGRPPVGQLKGGAGSWNSVNSDGATEYNVWTKGSPYLDPFRANQFDLAYEHYFEDGGAVTAAIFWKDIESLVEKQYIYLDSQTDRTALFDSLGIEIPVGLEAGAFETYVNNDKGGYIRGIELAGTKTFDQLPGIWAGLGMTASYSYTESETEVSGGSLYGENLPLPGLSENVWSTTVFWDIGNFSSHVNVRYRDEFILNMPVPGSSTPVEAQAYTTVDAQISYAFDNGIDVIFSANNLTDEADVKSYGVDGVLGEYTEFGRQFYLGLNYSY, encoded by the coding sequence ATGAGTCTATCCAATAAAGGTAAAGGGGCGCTCAGACCCACTTTGCTATCTGCTGCCATCGCGGCCTCCGTGTCCACCTCGGTTGGGGCCTTTGCGCAGGAGCAGGAAACACTGGAAGAAGTAACAGTTACCGGTATCCGCACCAGCGTTTTGGACTCCCTTGAAGCCAAGCGCGCCGCCGACGTTGTGGCCGATGTGGTGGATGCGGGCGCTCTGTCATCTCTTCCTGACCAATCTATCGCCGACGCCCTGGGCCGTTTGCCCGGCGTAACCACCGTGCGATCTTCCGGCCAGTCGTCGGAACTCAATATTCGCGGTATGAATGGCGACTTCCTGCAGACCACCCTGAATGGTCGCGAGCAGGCTTCCACTAGTGGTTACACCGAGAGCACTCGCTGGATTTCCTTTGATCAGTACCCGGCCGAGCTGATCAATCAGGCTGCGGTCTACAAGTCTCCAAAGGCATCCCATATTGAAGGTGGTGTAGCGGGCTCTGTAGAGCTGAAAACAGCTAATCCTCTTGATGCCGAGAAAGAACACAACTTTAATGCCAATGTACGCATGTCGTTTAACGACGCAGCAGACGACGTCGGTGCCGACGAGTTCGGTGAGCGTGTCACGCTGTCGTATATGGGTAAATTTATGGATGACAAGGTAGGCGTGGCCCTGGGTTATTCTCACCTTGAGCAGCCGAACAGCTTTGTTAAATCCCGCACGGGTGCAGATGCCCAGATTGGCTACGAGCAGGGAGTTGACTACGATGGTGACGGCAGCGCAGATGCATTGCCGCGTGCATTCCAATGGCAGTCAGGTGACGGTACTGATACTCGTAATGGTTACTTAGCGAGTTTCGTTTTCCAACCTACCGATGGCTTCAAGGCCCAGTTGGATTACTTTAAATCCGACTTTGAGCGTGTCGACACTCGCCACGGTATTACGGTTGGTGGTCTGGCCAATACAGGCAGTTATACCCTTTCCGATACTGAAGTAAATGGCGGTGTGGTTACCGATGGGACGGTAAGTATCACCGATCCAAAAACAGTTTACGATTCCAGCCCCTGGTTTGAATCCCGCTCTGAGGATCAATCCACCCAGGCGGACAGCGATAGCATTGGCCTGAATCTGGAGTGGAATCTTGGTGACCGCCACACCCTGGCCGTTGACTACTCTTACAGCAAGGGCACTAAGACACGCAAGGACCAGATTGTGTCCATGCACGCTTATGACCTGACCTATGATGACGATGGTAACCTTGAGACCTGGGAGGAAGCGGCTGGACAGAGCTTTGCCTATTCCCTTAATGGCGACGGTATTCCCTCAGGCGTTTTCTCCGGTGTAGATTTCACCGATCTGGACACCATGCGTTTGTCTCGCTACGAAGAGTACCCACACGAGTACACCGATAAAGTTGAAGCATTCAAGTTTGATTACAAGTTCGACTTGGAGTGGCGAGCCATTGCCTCTATTGAGACAGGATTCCGTGTCTCTGAGCGCACCTTCGATTCTGAGCGTGGGGCCTTCCTTTACGGTAGCCGCGATGGTCAATTCAATGACTACTGTGCGGATAACCTGTCCGATATCGACTGTGAGCCGCAACTGCTGGACGGCTATGTCAGTGTTGAATCCACTAACGGGATACCGCAATTCGTAGTCAACGATATGGATGCCCTGGCTTCCAGTATTTTTGGTGCCGGTAACTACGAAGGTAAAAAGGTATTTAGCCAGGACTGGACTTTTGTTGAGTCCGGGGCTGTGAAAGAGGAAGTCTTTGCCTATTACCTGATGGCTAATATCGATACCCAATTGGGTAATATCCCGGTAACAGGTAACTTCGGTGTGCGTGTTGTGGAGACCGATGTAAAATCCAGCGGTATTCAAAATGTGGGTGCTGGCAACGGTATCGAAATCACCGATGACGTGGGAGTAACTTCAGACAGCTACGACTACGTTGAGTACGGCCCCGAGTACACGGATACCTTGCCTTCCCTCAACTTGAACTTTGAGCTGACCGAGCAGGACTATATCCGCTTTGCAGCAGCTAAAGTGATGGGTCGTCCGCCTGTTGGGCAGCTGAAAGGCGGTGCTGGCTCCTGGAACAGCGTTAACAGCGATGGTGCTACGGAGTACAACGTTTGGACTAAAGGTTCTCCTTATCTCGATCCATTCCGTGCAAACCAGTTTGACCTGGCTTATGAGCACTATTTTGAAGATGGTGGTGCGGTAACTGCAGCCATTTTCTGGAAGGACATCGAGAGCCTGGTAGAAAAACAATATATCTATCTGGATAGCCAAACGGATCGTACAGCGTTGTTTGACTCTTTGGGTATCGAAATTCCAGTTGGCCTGGAAGCAGGTGCTTTTGAAACTTACGTGAACAACGACAAAGGCGGCTATATTCGAGGTATTGAGCTTGCGGGTACCAAAACCTTTGATCAGCTGCCGGGTATTTGGGCTGGTCTGGGTATGACTGCCAGTTATTCATATACCGAGAGTGAAACCGAAGTGAGTGGCGGAAGCCTCTATGGTGAAAATCTGCCGTTGCCTGGCCTCTCTGAAAATGTCTGGAGCACTACAGTATTCTGGGACATTGGTAATTTCAGCTCTCACGTCAATGTTCGTTACCGGGATGAATTTATCCTGAATATGCCGGTTCCGGGTAGCTCCACACCTGTGGAAGCACAGGCTTATACCACTGTCGATGCACAGATATCCTACGCATTTGATAATGGTATCGATGTGATTTTCTCAGCGAATAATCTTACTGATGAGGCTGATGTGAAATCTTATGGGGTGGATGGTGTCCTCGGTGAATATACTGAATTTGGGCGTCAGTTCTACCTTGGCTTGAACTATAGCTATTAA
- the glk gene encoding glucokinase, which produces MTSIVADIGGTNARFAIAKPVAEGYQLEELKVVDCQRFEGFDAALQHWLDGLDQPRPEKACIAAAGPLEMTPSGGRVFMTNLGWTIDAGELAQEFNFPHLELINDFAALAQSLPRLAESDYQVLRDTPRVEGAPMAVLGPGTGLGVAGLAEADGRYHVLAGEGGHANLTVSTERELQLLKILMKSQVPVFNEWVLSGNGLVNLYRAVCELNGQVAEDLMPPDVSARGLEGSDPLCREALIDFLNFLGSAAGDAALYMGARGGVFLGGGILPRIAELLPESEFEQRFLTKGRVAQWMEAVPVYALNAGYQALIGAAVQLEG; this is translated from the coding sequence ATGACGAGTATCGTAGCGGATATCGGTGGGACCAACGCCCGATTTGCCATCGCCAAGCCCGTAGCAGAGGGTTATCAGCTGGAAGAGCTCAAAGTGGTTGATTGCCAGCGCTTTGAGGGATTTGATGCAGCTTTACAGCACTGGCTTGATGGTTTGGACCAGCCGCGCCCGGAAAAGGCGTGTATTGCAGCAGCCGGTCCGCTGGAGATGACTCCAAGTGGTGGCCGGGTATTTATGACCAACCTGGGCTGGACCATTGATGCCGGGGAGTTAGCACAAGAGTTTAATTTCCCTCATTTGGAACTGATTAATGATTTTGCCGCCCTGGCGCAATCTCTGCCTCGTCTCGCTGAATCGGATTACCAGGTACTGCGCGATACCCCCCGGGTAGAGGGTGCCCCTATGGCGGTGCTCGGTCCGGGAACTGGGCTCGGTGTTGCCGGGCTGGCTGAGGCCGACGGTCGATACCATGTGTTGGCTGGGGAGGGCGGCCATGCCAACCTGACAGTTTCTACTGAGCGTGAATTACAGCTGCTGAAAATTCTGATGAAATCCCAGGTGCCGGTATTTAACGAATGGGTTTTGTCGGGCAATGGGTTGGTTAATCTCTATCGTGCAGTTTGCGAATTGAACGGTCAGGTCGCTGAGGACCTGATGCCCCCGGATGTCAGTGCCCGTGGTCTCGAAGGCTCAGACCCGCTGTGCCGTGAAGCCTTGATAGATTTCCTTAATTTCCTCGGCAGTGCCGCCGGTGATGCGGCCTTGTACATGGGAGCCCGTGGCGGCGTATTTTTGGGCGGTGGTATACTGCCCAGGATTGCCGAGTTGCTACCGGAGAGCGAATTTGAGCAGCGTTTCCTGACTAAAGGACGTGTGGCTCAGTGGATGGAAGCCGTTCCGGTATACGCACTGAATGCGGGTTACCAAGCCCTGATTGGAGCTGCTGTGCAGCTGGAGGGGTAA
- a CDS encoding DUF1272 domain-containing protein — MLELRPNCEGCDKDLPPDSKEAMICTYECTFCQSCVATLLSNVCPNCGGNFCPRPIRPQVARRRGVGISHQPASRKRVNTPFSRDEIRLFIDTVKNIAPADR; from the coding sequence ATGCTGGAATTAAGACCAAACTGTGAGGGTTGTGATAAAGACCTACCGCCAGATTCAAAAGAGGCGATGATATGTACTTACGAATGTACTTTCTGCCAATCCTGTGTCGCAACATTACTCAGCAATGTCTGCCCTAACTGTGGCGGTAATTTTTGTCCCCGCCCTATTCGACCGCAGGTTGCACGACGTCGTGGTGTCGGTATTAGCCATCAACCGGCCTCACGAAAGCGGGTCAATACACCATTTAGCAGAGATGAAATCCGCTTATTCATCGATACCGTGAAAAATATTGCCCCAGCCGATCGCTAA
- a CDS encoding cupin, with amino-acid sequence MKIVRSSDFTGDKPWASQLIANMNGITTKLHWTNKPYIWHINDGQEVFAVLDGRVEMFYKVEGGTESELLGPGDIFYASEGTEHVAHPVGEARILVVESDGSV; translated from the coding sequence ATGAAGATAGTACGTAGCAGCGATTTTACTGGTGACAAGCCCTGGGCATCTCAACTTATCGCTAATATGAACGGAATTACCACTAAGCTGCATTGGACCAATAAACCTTATATTTGGCATATCAATGACGGTCAGGAAGTCTTTGCTGTTCTCGATGGTCGCGTAGAAATGTTTTATAAAGTAGAAGGCGGAACAGAATCTGAGCTTCTGGGACCTGGCGATATATTTTACGCTTCCGAGGGCACTGAACATGTAGCCCACCCTGTTGGGGAGGCTCGTATTCTGGTAGTGGAATCGGACGGTAGTGTGTAA